The following coding sequences lie in one Fusarium poae strain DAOMC 252244 chromosome 1, whole genome shotgun sequence genomic window:
- a CDS encoding hypothetical protein (SECRETED:SignalP(1-18)~MEROPS:MER0078639): protein MISTIFFTTLALAGLGTAKNIKVEDTPVLPNGWEEVNQAVDPSHILRLSIAMRQPDIENLKTGLRKRDCVSGQYTQRHLSQKEALALRTPDEKDVDQVLAWLKSRNITAKATPEKDWIHVKTTVKHAQYLLDAKIGFYQFADQEPVLRTRDYSVPESLASSISFIHPIANFMRPTKELTTPDPDFTPSMLKSLQLDKRANIPCGRAVKPDCLREQFNISYPAYNGTSPIRFGIAGFLEEYANYEDAQDFLRIYAKPLYEARYNFSVQLINGAENSQDLFDSGNEAALDVQYAMALGYPTNITYYLADGRGPTLDDDGEEVSEEYNDNEPYLEFLDYLLDLSDDEIPHVLSVSYGDNEVSVPRKYAERVCSMFGLLTARGTTILAASGDGGAKGSSNSTCRTNDGTNKDVTMAVFPATCPWVTSVGGVAAGAEPFEGAEFSGGGFSQYFPREKWQDSSVNSYIKTLDGHLDGNYNASNRGVPDISITATSFITRLKGQQVALRGTSASTPVVAAMIALINDARVRKGKDVLGWINEVLYSDEVQAVLQDVSAGESRPCDFQKGHSPGGWPAAKGWDAITGLGVPSDFQKLFDVLVAI, encoded by the coding sequence TGGGAAGAGGTCAACCAGGCTGTTGACCCCAGTCATATTCTGCGACTCTCTATTGCTATGCGACAGCCCGATATCGAGAACCTCAAGACCGGACTACGAAAACGCGATTGTGTGTCTGGACAGTATACCCAGCGCCATCTCAGCCAGAAAGAAGCCCTTGCTCTCCGAACCCCAGACGAGAAGGATGTTGACCAGGTACTGGCCTGGTTAAAGAGCAGAAACATAACAGCAAAGGCCACTCCTGAAAAGGATTGGATTCATGTCAAGACCACCGTTAAACATGCTCAATATCTCCTCGACGCCAAGATTGGCTTTTATCAGTTCGCAGATCAGGAGCCTGTTCTTCGAACAAGAGATTACTCAGTACCAGAATCTCTAGCTTCGTCCATCAGCTTTATTCATCCCATCGCCAACTTTATGCGACCCACAAAGGAACTTACCACTCCCGACCCGGACTTTACACCAAGCATGCTCAAGAGTCTGCAGCTCGATAAGCGTGCTAATATCCCCTGCGGCCGAGCTGTCAAGCCTGACTGCCTCCGTGAGCAGTTCAACATCAGCTATCCTGCCTATAACGGCACCTCCCCTATCCGCTTTGGCATTGCTGGTTTCCTTGAAGAGTACGCCAACTACGAAGATGCCCAGGACTTTCTAAGAATCTACGCCAAGCCCCTTTACGAAGCCCGTTACAACTTCTCAGTTCAGTTGATCAACGGTGCTGAGAACTCGCAGGACCTCTTCGATTCCGGAAACGAAGCGGCTCTGGATGTTCAGTATGCCATGGCTCTTGGTTATCCTACCAATATCACCTACTATCTCGCCGACGGTCGTGGCCCTACGTTGGACGATGACGGCGAAGAAGTATCTGAGGAGTACAACGATAACGAACCTTACCTCGAGTTCCTCGACTACCTTCTCGACCTCTCTGATGATGAGATCCCCCATGTGCTCTCCGTTTCTTATGGCGACAACGAGGTTTCGGTCCCTCGCAAGTACGCTGAGCGTGTGTGCTCCATGTTTGGTCTTCTAACAGCTCGTGGCACAACCATTCTGGCAGCTTCTGGTGATGGAGGGGCAAAGGGATCAAGCAACTCGACTTGCCGTACCAACGACGGTACCAACAAGGATGTCACCATGGCTGTCTTTCCCGCAACTTGCCCTTGGGTCACAAGTGTCGGTGGTGTAGCAGCTGGAGCTGAGCCTTTCGAAGGCGCCGAGTTCAGTGGAGGCGGCTTCTCGCAGTACTTTCCTCGTGAGAAGTGGCAGGACTCTTCTGTCAACAGCTACATCAAAACCCTCGACGGCCACCTGGATGGCAACTACAATGCCAGCAACCGGGGTGTTCCCGATATTTCCATAACGGCGACGAGTTTCATTACTCGGCTTAAGGGGCAACAAGTCGCTCTTCGAGGTACTAGCGCGAGTACACCTGTGGTGGCAGCCATGATTGCGCTTATCAACGATGCACGTGTACGTAAGGGCAAGGATGTGCTGGGTTGGATCAACGAGGTCCTTTACTCAGATGAGGTACAGGCAGTCCTTCAAGATGTTTCCGCAGGAGAAAGCAGACCATGCGATTTCCAAAAAGGTCATAGCCCTGGTGGTTGGCCGGCAGCAAAGGGTTGGGACGCGATTACAGGCCTGGGAGTTCCATCTGATTTCCAGAAGCTCTTTGACGTGCTTGTCGCTATTTAA
- a CDS encoding hypothetical protein (BUSCO:40394at5125) — MGSIGKDLPQELPLRGKTDATTVFGSSMKKNFMLDPEWRNMNHGSFGTYPKAVQTKFREYQDASEARPDPFIRYEYPKLLDESRAAVAKIINAPLDAVVFVSNATTGVNTVFRNLKWNEDGKDVIISFSTIYEACGKVADYLVDYYNGNVTHREVQLEYPLDDDEIIKKFEDTVKKIEEEGKRARICIFDVVSSRPGVVFPWEDMIKSCRKLNVLSMVDGAQGVGMVRLDMTASDPDFFVSNCHKWLHVPRGCAVFYVPIRNQDLLPTTLGTSHGYIPKLVHRITPLPPSTKSRFVTNFEFVGTLDNSPYLCVKDAIKWREEALGGEDAVLEYLWDLNKKGSELVAEKLGTTYMENSTRTMRNCGMANIALPVWSAKEGKEGEVVISAEETQTAFQWILNTLISDYKTFVALFLHGGRFWIRTSAQVYVGIEDYEWLGGVLKDLCERVAKKEYLK; from the exons atgggcTCTATTGGCAAAGATCTTCCTCAAGAGCTTCCTCTGCGGGGCAAGACTGACGCTACTACAGTCTTTGGTAGCTCTATGAAGAAGAATTTCATGCTTGATCCAGAATGGAGGAATATGAATCATG GATCTTTTGGCACTTATCCCAAAGCTGTCCAGACTAAATTCCGCGAATATCAGGATGCGAG CGAGGCTCGTCCTGATCCATTCATTCGATATGAGTATCCCAAACTTCTTGATGAAAGTCgtgctgctgtcgcaaagaTTATCAATGCTCCCCTCGACGCGGTTGTCTTTGTTTCCAACGCTACAACAGGTGTCAACACCGTCTTTCGTAACTTGAAATGGAACGAGGACGGTAAAGATGtcatcatcagcttctcGACCATCTACGAAGCCTGCGGTAAAGTTGCCGACTATCTTGTGGATTACTACAACGGAAACGTGACTCATCGCGAGGTTCAGCTTGAGTATCCTCTCGATGATGACGAGATCATCAAGAAATTTGAGGATACTGTAAAGAAAATTGAGGAAGAGGGGAAACGTGCTAGAATCTGCATCTTCGATGTTGTGTCTTCTCGACCGGGTGTCGTCTTTCCCTGGGAGGACATGATCAAGTCGTGTCGAAAGCTCAACGTTCTTAGCATGGTCGATGGTGCGCAGGGAGTCGGTATGGTGAGGCTTGATATGACAGCTTCGGATCCCGATTTCTTCGTGTCAAACTGCCATAAATGGCTTCACGTCCCTCGTGGTTGCGCCGTCTTCTACGTGCCCATTCGCAACCAAGACCTCCTCCCGACGACACTGGGAACCAGCCACGGCTACATCCCCAAGCTGGTGCATCGCATCACACCTCTGCCTCCAAGCACCAAGTCGCGCTTCGTGACCAACTTTGAGTTTGTTGGTACGCTGGATAACTCGCCTTATCTGTGTGTCAAGGACGCTATCAAATGGCGTGAGGAAGCACTCGGCGGCGAAGATGCGGTTCTGGAGTATCTCTGGGACTTGAACAAGAAAGGCAGCGAACTCGTCGCTGAGAAGCTGGGTACTACGTACATGGAGAACAGCACGAGAACTATGCGAAACTGTGGCATGGCTAACATTGCGTTGCCTGTTTGGAGTgccaaagaaggaaaggagGGTGAAGTTGTGATCTCGGCAGAAGAAACACAGACAGCGTTCCAGTGGATTCTGAATACGCTTATTAGCGACTACAAGACGTTTGTAGCGTTGTTTTTGCACGGTGGGAGGTTCTGGATCAGGACGAGTGCGCAGGTGTATGTAGGCATTGAGGATTATGAGTGGTTGGGTGGTGTTTTGAAGGACCTTTGTGAGAGAGTTGCTAAGAAGGAGTATCTGaagtag